One genomic window of Saccharomyces cerevisiae S288C chromosome XII, complete sequence includes the following:
- the POM34 gene encoding Pom34p (Subunit of the transmembrane ring of the nuclear pore complex (NPC); contributes to nucleocytoplasmic transport, NPC biogenesis and spindle pole body duplication), protein MKIQAGQLGLDDNDVPGPLPDTDSKPSSQSQNDTPMFKLGNFESPVLKELSRRTVNKEMETQRIMTNVIAFAFWNLLVKFIKFFWNNTHVGRQFCNRLSRIHLYMLTFHTLKKANIIYHTTFSWLNAELLDYLFHLLISLNILFSLWKLLSTVKVSDLNLTDRQKKLLGVDMQSSVDTGLQPQHPHYVSTSKISQMAQNKTHIPQTNLKNHPAYLFKGLETPLKARQREMAEEQTKLQSQSLHTKNVFGTLQRHSGISSTLVSANNDNNSPHTPVTRKGYIPSSKYAYMMNSQSPRGKI, encoded by the coding sequence ATGAAGATTCAGGCGGGCCAATTGGGCCTGGACGATAATGACGTGCCGGGACCATTGCCGGACACAGACAGCAAACCCTCATCACAATCACAAAATGACACACCAATGTTTAAATTGGGCAACTTTGAAAGTCCTGTGCTCAAGGAGCTATCACGGCGAACGGTAAACAAGGAAATGGAGACGCAGAGAATTATGACAAACGTAATTGCGTTTGCGTTCTGGAACCTGCTGGTGAAGTTCATCAAGTTCTTTTGGAACAACACTCATGTTGGGAGACAGTTTTGCAACCGGCTATCCAGAATCCATCTGTACATGTTGACATTTCACACGTTAAAGAAGGCTAACATCATATATCACACCACGTTCAGTTGGTTGAATGCAGAACTTCTTGACTACTTGTTCCACCTATTAATCTCGCTCAATATACTGTTTTCTCTTTGGAAGCTCTTATCCACCGTCAAAGTAAGTGATTTGAATCTCACTGACAGGCAAAAGAAGCTCCTGGGGGTAGACATGCAATCATCTGTCGATACTGGGTTGCAGCCACAACACCCCCACTACGTATCCACTTCTAAGATCAGCCAAATGGCACAGAACAAAACACATATTCCTCAAACAAATCTCAAAAATCATCCAGCATATCTCTTCAAAGGCTTAGAGACGCCTTTGAAAGCAAGACAAAGGGAAATGGCGGAGGAACAGACGAAACTACAATCTCAATCCTTACACACAAAGAATGTATTTGGCACACTGCAGAGGCATAGCGGTATCAGTAGCACATTAGTGAGCGCTAACAATGACAATAACTCGCCGCATACCCCTGTAACTAGGAAGGGCTACATTCCAAGTAGCAAATATGCATATATGATGAACTCACAGTCCCCAAGGGggaaaatataa
- the YEH2 gene encoding sterol esterase (Steryl ester hydrolase; catalyzes steryl ester hydrolysis at the plasma membrane; involved in sterol metabolism; YEH2 has a paralog, YEH1, that arose from the whole genome duplication), translating to MVNKVVDEVQRLVSAIILTSFMTGLFILSLWKNYVTVHFQHKNDPRDTRSSRTKIQPNDKKKKRPARHSRPLSISSTTPLDLQRDQENNIEYDRTVTSKLSMTSNASLSENGDGNANIKMETNVNQAPYAAENPFQNIALAEDTKLVPDLKYYYKEYGIDIEEFEVETDDGFIIDLWHFKSRLNDGVEEVKREPILLLHGLLQSCGAFASSGRKSLAYFLYESGFDVWLGNNRCGLNAKWNMKKLGNDHSKKWDWDMHQMVQYDLKALINYVLDSTGYAKLSLVAHSQGTTQGFMGLVNGEKLYASDFKLVDKLENFVALAPAVYPGPLLDEKAFVRLMAKGIDSPWYFGRRSFIPLMMTMRKLMVGTKIFSFLSYIMFNYLFDWNDVLWDRVLRDRNFLFSPVHISVKLMQWWLSPLPNKLSFKKGAEKIFPDKKTWFPIAKNDDDSGNNLDNNKLHLNPKRQNSEEFPHIIMFIPKQDRLVDGERLINHFINHEANAVYKIWYIDEYSHLDVLWAHDVIDRIGKPMIENLRFPNAR from the coding sequence ATGGTAAATAAGGTGGTTGATGAGGTTCAGCGGTTGGTGAGCGCAATAATTCTCACTTCGTTTATGACGGGGTTATTCATTTTGTCACTATGGAAGAATTACGTGACAGTTCATTTCCAACATAAAAATGATCCAAGAGATACAAGAAGTTCGAGAACCAAGATCCAGCCAAAtgacaagaagaagaaacgACCAGCACGTCACTCTAGACCTTTGTCAATATCTTCCACAACGCCCTTAGATTTACAGCGGGATcaggaaaataatattgaATATGACCGTACTGTGACTAGCAAGCTGTCCATGACTAGTAATGCCTCTTTATCAGAGAACGGTGATGGAAATGCTAATATTAAAATGGAAACGAATGTGAACCAAGCCCCATATGCTGCAGAGAATCCCTTCCAAAACATTGCGCTTGCGGAGGATACCAAGCTGGTACCTGACTTAAAGTACTATTATAAAGAGTATGGtattgatattgaagaatttgagGTGGAGACAGACGACGGTTTTATCATTGATTTGTGGCACTTCAAGTCCAGGTTAAACGATGGCGTAGAGGAAGTGAAACGTGAACCCATTTTGCTATTACACGGTCTTTTGCAAAGTTGCGGGGCCTTCGCATCTTCAGGTAGAAAATCTCTGGCATACTTCCTTTATGAATCTGGATTTGATGTTTGGTTGGGGAATAACAGATGTGGCTTAAATGCCAAGTGgaacatgaaaaaattaggtAATGATCATTCCAAAAAATGGGATTGGGATATGCACCAGATGGTTCAATACGATTTAAAAGCACTTATAAATTATGTACTTGATAGTACCGGATATGCTAAACTATCGCTCGTGGCGCATTCACAAGGTACAACACAAGGGTTTATGGGGCTTGTCAACGGTGAGAAACTATACGCAAGTGATTTTAAATTAGTCGATAAGCTGGAAAACTTTGTTGCTTTGGCACCTGCAGTGTACCCTGGACCTTTATTGGATGAAAAAGCATTTGTGAGGCTAATGGCAAAAGGTATTGATTCTCCGTGGTACTTTGGTAGAAGATCGTTTATACCTCTTATGATGACAATGAGAAAACTAATGGTTGGGACCAAGATTTTTTCGTTCCTCTCATACATCATGTTTAACTACCTATTTGATTGGAACGATGTCTTATGGGATAGAGTTTTAAGGGACCgaaatttcttattttcacCAGTCCATATTTCCGTCAAACTAATGCAATGGTGGTTGTCACCTCTTCCTAATAAGCTAAGTTTTAAGAAGGGTgcagagaaaatttttccagaTAAAAAGACATGGTTTCCTATTGCCAAGAATGATGATGACAGTGGCAATAATTTGGATAACAACAAACTACACTTAAATCCGAAAAGACAAAATAGTGAAGAATTTCCACACATTATAATGTTTATTCCAAAGCAAGATAGATTAGTAGATGGTGAACGATTAATTAATCACTTCATTAATCATGAAGCAAATGCAGTGTACAAAATCTGGTATATTGATGAGTATTCCCATCTGGACGTTTTATGGGCGCATGATGTTATAGATAGAATTGGTAAGCCAATGATAGAAAATTTGAGGTTTCCTAATGCAAGGTGA
- the MEU1 gene encoding S-methyl-5-thioadenosine phosphorylase (Methylthioadenosine phosphorylase (MTAP); catalyzes the initial step in the methionine salvage pathway; affects polyamine biosynthesis through regulation of ornithine decarboxylase (Spe1p) activity; regulates ADH2 gene expression), giving the protein MNRIKNTFSVAKRLKLSKVMTNSELPSIFEGTVDLGIIGGTGLYNLDCLEPIALLPPMVTPWGTTSSPVTISQFVGTNSHFHVAFIARHGINHEYPPTKVPFRANMAALKNLNCKAVLSFSAVGSLQPHIKPRDFVLPQQIIDRTKGIRHSSYFNDEGLVGHVGFGQPFSQKFAEYIYQFKNEITNPESEEPCHLHYDKDMTVVCMEGPQFSTRAESKMYRMFGGHVINMSVIPEAKLARECELPYQMICMSTDYDAWRDEAEPVTVETVIGNLTNNGRNANILASKIIVSMAKEIPEFMHTGDGLRGSIKKSISTKPEAMSKETLERLRYLFPNYW; this is encoded by the coding sequence ATGAACAGGATTAAGAATACATTTTCTGTTGCTAAGAGATTAAAACTAAGCAAAGTTATGACGAACTCAGAATTACCGAGCATATTCGAAGGAACTGTTGATTTAGGGATTATTGGTGGTACAGGTTTATATAACCTTGACTGTCTGGAGCCCATCGCTTTGCTTCCACCCATGGTAACACCATGGGGTACCACATCGTCTCCTGTCACAATCTCTCAGTTCGTAGGAACTAACAGCCACTTTCACGTTGCGTTCATAGCCAGACACGGTATTAACCACGAATACCCACCCACTAAAGTCCCATTTAGAGCAAACATGGCGGCCTTAAAGAACTTAAATTGTAAAGCCGTTCTTTCTTTTAGTGCCGTGGGGTCTTTACAACCCCATATAAAGCCTAGAGATTTTGTGTTACCACAGCAAATAATCGACAGAACTAAAGGCATAAGACATTCTTCATATTTCAACGATGAAGGCTTGGTAGGTCACGTTGGTTTCGGACAGCCGTTCTCTCAAAAATTCGCAGAGTATATCTATCAATTCAAGAACGAGATAACAAATCCTGAATCCGAAGAACCGTGCCATTTGCATTACGACAAGGATATGACCGTTGTGTGTATGGAAGGCCCACAATTCTCCACGCGCGCTGAATCCAAGATGTACAGAATGTTTGGTGGCCATGTTATTAACATGAGTGTTATTCCAGAAGCCAAATTGGCGCGTGAGTGTGAGCTGCCTTACCAGATGATTTGTATGTCTACCGATTACGACGCATGGAGAGATGAGGCAGAACCTGTTACCGTAGAAACCGTTATTGGTAATTTGACGAATAATGGGCGCAATGCAAATATTTTAGCTTCTAAGATCATCGTCTCAATGGCCAAGGAAATCCCAGAGTTCATGCATACTGGCGATGGGCTGCGCGGTTCCATCAAGAAATCTATCTCTACCAAACCAGAGGCTATGTCCAAGGAAACCTTAGAAAGACTAAGATACTTATTTCCAAACTATTGGTAA
- the PPR1 gene encoding Ppr1p (Zinc finger transcription factor; contains a Zn(2)-Cys(6) binuclear cluster domain, positively regulates transcription of URA1, URA3, URA4, and URA10, which are involved in de novo pyrimidine biosynthesis, in response to pyrimidine starvation; activity may be modulated by interaction with Tup1p) — protein MKQKKFNSKKSNRTDLSKRGDSPNIGISKSRTACKRCRLKKIKCDQEFPSCKRCAKLEVPCVSLDPATGKDVPRSYVFFLEDRLAVMMRVLKEYGVDPTKIRGNIPATSDDEPFDLKKYSSVSSLGEEGILPHNGLLADYLVQKGNSMASSAITSKSMASPQTINVQRKEFLVNSKKQDGSALLPETGSPMTSDARAEELRRCNKEISALGTMRESSFNSFLGDSSGISFAKLVFTATNFRQDSGDDVLDEDIKQREQKYNGYAEAENNPHFDPLELPPRHAAEVMISRFFVDTNSQLPLLHRELFLKKYFEPIYGPWNPNIALASDQTGINSAFEIPITSAFSAHTEPKRENVTEKIDVCSSVDVPWYDTWETSQKVNMRPIVELPTKFHIPYFFLNIIFAIGHATQVLKSDITTVATYKRRATKYIASLFSSSDRLEALAGTLLMVIYSIMRPNVPGVWYTMGSVLRLTVDLGLHSEKINKNYDAFTREIRRRLFWCVYSLDRQICSYFGRPFGIPEESITTRYPSLLDDSFITLTNREIDDYSDLPSPNPSSKVIALAMYKIRRIQASIVRILYAPGAELPRRFMDLESWRIETYNELERWFQVDVPKNFEMMNCKFNSIWFDLNYHYSKSILYGLSPKFPTLNDTAFKIVLDSTKGTIDVFYNLCVNKKIGYTWVAVHNMFMTGMTYLYVNFYSKNNINDCQEKVSEYTEKVLIVLKNLIGFCESAKTCYTSYKILSSVVIKLKFMQINDAKGIFSDSNPLTSQANRMSSYDKKTNVLGFDDGTFDNKVFNRTNFEEKAPFDIPLDEFFTELEKHSNVSQFNTLDVSEGNQVINESASTNTSSALNCQSYTNNQDIMDILFQVTSGSVWDEFFVRSGNGNEGESSYDISKGKNSESGGIF, from the coding sequence AtgaagcagaaaaaatttaactccaaaaaaagtaatagAACAgatttatcaaaaagaGGAGATTCTCCTAATATAGGAATTTCCAAATCTAGAACTGCATGTAAACGATGTcgattgaaaaaaattaaatgtGATCAGGAGTTTCCTAGCTGTAAGAGGTGTGCAAAATTAGAGGTACCATGTGTTTCTTTGGACCCAGCCACCGGAAAGGACGTTCCAAGATCTTACGTCTTTTTTCTGGAAGATAGATTGGCTGTCATGATGCGTGTGTTGAAAGAATATGGAGTAGATCCCACGAAAATACGAGGAAATATACCTGCTACAAGTGATGATGAACCttttgatttgaaaaagtacAGTTCAGTTTCATCTTTGGGAGAAGAGGGAATATTGCCACATAATGGCTTATTGGCGGATTATTTGGTTCAGAAAGGGAATTCTATGGCATCCTCAGCTATAACGAGCAAGTCTATGGCAAGCCCACAGACTATAAATGTACAACGCAAGGAATTTCTGGTAAActcaaaaaaacaagatGGTAGCGCTTTATTACCCGAGACAGGCAGCCCTATGACTTCAGATGCAAGAGCGGAAGAGCTACGCCGATGTAATAAGGAGATCAGTGCGCTGGGCACGATGAGAGAAAGTAGTTTTAACTCTTTTTTAGGAGATTCATCGGGTATTTCCTTTGCGAAATTAGTCTTCACGGCAACTAATTTTCGTCAAGATTCCGGAGATGACGTTCTGgatgaagatattaaaCAAAGGGAACAGAAATACAATGGATATGCAGAGGCTGAAAACAATCCACACTTTGATCCATTGGAACTACCACCTCGACATGCCGCTGAAGTTATGATATCCAGGTTTTTTGTAGATACTAATTCCCAGTTACCTTTGCTGCATAGAGAACTTTTcctgaaaaaatactttgaaCCTATTTATGGTCCCTGGAATCCCAATATTGCATTGGCATCTGATCAGACAGGCATAAATAGCGCGTTCGAAATTCCAATTACCAGTGCTTTTAGTGCGCATACTGAACCAAAAAGGGAGAACGTTACTGAGAAGATTGACGTATGCTCTTCCGTGGATGTTCCATGGTATGACACTTGGGAGACATCTCAAAAAGTCAACATGCGTCCGATAGTTGAACTACCGACAAAATTTCACATaccttatttttttttaaacatTATATTTGCTATTGGCCATGCTACGCAGGTACTTAAGTCAGATATTACTACTGTCGCGACATATAAGAGACGCGCTACTAAATATATTgcatctttattttcatcttcagacAGGTTGGAGGCATTGGCAGGCACTTTGCTCATGGTAATCTATTCAATAATGAGACCTAATGTCCCCGGTGTTTGGTATACTATGGGTTCTGTACTAAGACTAACGGTTGACCTAGGACTACATTcggaaaaaattaataaaaattatgaCGCCTTTACCAGAGAAATACGCAGGCGTCTATTTTGGTGCGTTTACTCCTTAGATCGGCAAATTTGCTCGTATTTTGGTCGACCTTTTGGTATACCTGAAGAAAGCATCACCACCAGGTATCCTAGCCTTTTGGACGATTCCTTCATCACATTAACTAACCGAGAAATTGACGACTACTCAGACTTACCAAGCCCAAATCCGTCTTCAAAAGTTATCGCATTGGCCATGTATAAAATCAGAAGAATCCAAGCTAGTATAGTGAGAATACTCTACGCGCCCGGTGCAGAATTGCCGAGGAGGTTTATGGATCTCGAGAGCTGGCGGATTGAAACCTACAATGAGCTTGAGCGTTGGTTCCAAGTGGACGTTCCCAAAAACTTTGAGATGATGAATTGCAAATTTAACAGCATCTGGTTTGATCTGAACTATCATTACTCGAAGAGCATTCTTTATGGACTTTCTCCAAAATTCCCTACTTTGAATGATACCGCTTTTAAAATTGTCCTGGACAGTACGAAGGGCACCATAGACGTATTTTACAATCTTTGtgtcaataaaaaaattggttaCACGTGGGTAGCAGTTCATAACATGTTCATGACAGGTATGACTTACCTTTACGTAAATTTTTActcaaaaaacaacatAAATGATTGTCAAGAAAAAGTGTCAGAGTACACTGAAAAAGTGTTGATAGTACTGAAGAATCTGATAGGTTTTTGCGAATCTGCGAAAACCTGTTACACGAGttacaaaattttatcatcaGTTGTAATAAAGTTAAAATTTATGCAAATAAATGATGCCAAAGGGATATTTTCGGATTCAAATCCCCTAACCTCTCAGGCAAACCGCATGTCAAGttatgataaaaaaacgAACGTACTTGGTTTTGACGACGGTACTTTTGATAACAAGGTTTTTAATAGAaccaattttgaagaaaaagcacCTTTTGATATACCTCTAgatgaattttttaccGAACTGGAAAAACACAGCAATGTTTCCCAGTTTAATACTTTAGATGTAAGCGAAGGTAATCAAGTGATAAATGAAAGTGCTTCTACAAATACGTCTTCTGCATTGAATTGCCAGTCGTATACCAATAATCAAGATATCATGGATATCCTTTTCCAGGTTACTTCGGGATCTGTATGGGATGAGTTTTTTGTCAGGTCTGGTAACGGAAACGAAGGCGAGTCTTCTTACGATATCAGTAAAGGAAAGAACTCTGAATCCGGTGGAATATTTTAG
- the PML1 gene encoding Pml1p (Subunit of the RES complex; RES complex is required for nuclear retention of unspliced pre-mRNAs; acts in the same pathway as Pml39p and Mlp1p) gives MFHRRKRPYNTRNYGHDDKKFKSQYIDIMPDFSPSGLLELESNNKEGIALKHVEPQDAISPDNYMDMLGLEARDRTMYELVIYRKNDKDKGPWKRYDLNGRSCYLVGRELGHSLDTDLDDRTEIVVADIGIPEETSSKQHCVIQFRNVRGILKCYVMDLDSSNGTCLNNVVIPGARYIELRSGDVLTLSEFEEDNDYELIFMNV, from the coding sequence ATGTTTCACAGACGCAAAAGACCTTATAACACCAGAAATTATGGCCATGATGacaagaaattcaaatcGCAGTACATCGATATTATGCCAGACTTCAGCCCTTCCGGTCTGTTAGAGCTGGAGTCGAATAACAAAGAAGGTATAGCTTTAAAACATGTGGAGCCGCAGGACGCTATTTCTCCAGATAACTACATGGATATGCTAGGACTGGAGGCGCGAGATAGGACTATGTATGAACTAGTGATATACAGAAAGAATGACAAGGATAAAGGACCGTGGAAAAGATACGATTTGAACGGCAGGAGCTGTTATTTAGTCGGTCGTGAACTGGGCCACAGTCTGGATACAGATCTCGACGATAGAACGGAGATCGTTGTCGCAGACATTGGTATACCCGAAGAAACATCCTCAAAGCAGCACTGCGTCATCCAGTTCAGGAACGTTCGTGGCATTTTGAAATGTTATGTAATGGATTTGGATTCGTCCAATGGGACATGTTTGAACAACGTTGTAATTCCTGGAGCGAGATATATAGAGCTACGAAGTGGTGACGTCCTTACACTTtcagaatttgaagaagataacgATTACGAACTCATCTTCATGAATGTATAA
- the PSR2 gene encoding putative phosphatase (Putative plasma membrane phosphatase; involved in the general stress response and inactivating dephosphorylation of Mep2p; required along with Psr1p and binding partner Whi2p for full activation of STRE-mediated gene expression, possibly through Msn2p dephosphorylation, and for inhibition of TORC1 in response to limiting amino acids; regulates the sodium ion stress response with Psr1p; member of the HAD family of protein phosphatases): MGFIANILCCSSDTSKTHRQRQPPETNHNRNRNRKHSSNKAQTQGRKQKATPNGDKMQYSTPEILLSSSDSGSNAGSKTMQENGNSGNGKLAPLSRDHSNNSYDEEKEYEDYNEGDVEMTEVNNAGEEEEEDDEAKEKQDHVVHEYNVDADRNSSINDEAPPQQGLYQVGQEDMNPQYVASSPDNDLNLIPTTEEDFSDLTHLQPDQYHAPGYDTLLPPKLQEFQQKKCLILDLDETLVHSSFKYMHSADFVLPVEIDDQVHNVYVIKRPGVDEFLNRVSQLYEVVVFTASVSRYANPLLDTLDPNGTIHHRLFREACYNYEGNYIKNLSQIGRPLSETIILDNSPASYIFHPQHAVPISSWFSDTHDNELLDIIPLLEDLSSGNVLDVGSVLDVTI; the protein is encoded by the coding sequence ATGGGATTTATAGCAAATATACTGTGCTGTTCTTCAGATACTTCCAAAACACATCGTCAACGCCAACCACCAGAAACTAATCACAACCGCAACCGCAACCGTAAGCACAGTTCAAACAAAGCTCAAACTCAGGGTCGTAAGCAGAAGGCTACTCCAAACGGCGACAAGATGCAATATTCCACACCGGAGATCCTTTTGTCTAGTTCCGATTCAGGCAGCAATGCGGGTTCCAAGACAATGCAGGAGAATGGGAATAGCGGCAATGGAAAACTAGCACCTTTATCAAGAGATCACTCCAACAACTCGTACGATGAGGAGAAAGAATATGAAGATTATAATGAAGGAGACGTAGAAATGACGGAGGTTAACAATGCcggagaagaagaagaagaagatgacgaagcaaaagaaaagcaagaCCATGTCGTTCATGAATATAACGTTGACGCAGATAGAAATTCCAGTATTAATGACGAGGCGCCACCACAACAGGGTCTGTATCAGGTGGGTCAAGAAGATATGAATCCACAATATGTCGCCAGCAGTCCTGATAATGATTTAAACTTGATACCTACAACGGAGGAGGACTTCTCTGACCTGACGCATTTGCAACCAGACCAGTACCATGCCCCCGGATACGACACTCTGCTACCACCCAAGTTGCAAGAATTTCAACAGAAAAAATGTCTGATATTGGATCTAGACGAAACTTTGGTACATTCTTCCTTTAAATATATGCATTCAGCTGATTTCGTTTTGCCCGTCGAAATCGATGATCAAGTTCACAATGTCTATGTTATTAAGAGGCCAGGCGTCGATGAGTTCTTGAACAGGGTGAGTCAACTATACGAAGTTGTTGTGTTCACGGCAAGTGTTTCGAGGTATGCAAACCCCCTTTTAGATACGTTGGACCCTAATGGAACCATCCATCATCGATTATTCAGAGAAGCTTGTTATAACTACGAAGGTAACTACATCAAGAACTTATCGCAGATCGGAAGACCATTGTCCGAAACAATCATCTTAGATAATTCGCCGGCCTCTTACATCTTTCATCCGCAACATGCTGTTCCGATATCTTCTTGGTTCTCTGATACTCATGATAATGAGTTACTAGATATTATCCCACTTTTGGAGGACCTTTCATCAGGAAACGTGTTGGATGTGGGGAGCGTGTTGGATGTGACGATATAG
- the BRE2 gene encoding Bre2p (Subunit of COMPASS (Set1C) complex; COMPASS methylates Lys4 of histone H3 and functions in silencing at telomeres; has a C-terminal Sdc1 Dpy-30 Interaction (SDI) domain that mediates binding to Sdc1p; similar to trithorax-group protein ASH2L) has translation MKLGIIPYQEGTDIVYKNALQGQQEGKRPNLPQMEATHQIKSSVQGTSYEFVRTEDIPLNRRHFVYRPCSANPFFTILGYGCTEYPFDHSGMSVMDRSEGLSISRDGNDLVSVPDQYGWRTARSDVCIKEGMTYWEVEVIRGGNKKFADGVNNKENADDSVDEVQSGIYEKMHKQVNDTPHLRFGVCRREASLEAPVGFDVYGYGIRDISLESIHEGKLNCVLENGSPLKEGDKIGFLLSLPSIHTQIKQAKEFTKRRIFALNSHMDTMNEPWREDAENGPSRKKLKQETTNKEFQRALLEDIEYNDVVRDQIAIRYKNQLFFEATDYVKTTKPEYYSSDKRERQDYYQLEDSYLAIFQNGKYLGKAFENLKPLLPPFSELQYNEKFYLGYWQHGEARDESNDKNTTSAKKKKQQQKKKKGLILRNKYVNNNKLGYYPTISCFNGGTARIISEEDKLEYLDQIRSAYCVDGNSKVNTLDTLYKEQIAEDIVWDIIDELEQIALQQ, from the coding sequence ATGAAGTTGGGTATTATACCTTACCAGGAAGGTACTGATATTGTTTACAAGAATGCTCTCCAGGGTCAGCAAGAAGGGAAGAGACCTAATTTACCACAGATGGAAGCAACGCACCAAATCAAGTCATCGGTTCAGGGTACAAGTTATGAGTTTGTCCGCACAGAAGATATTCCATTGAATCGAAGACATTTTGTGTACAGACCGTGTTCCGCAAATCCCTTTTTCACTATTTTGGGGTATGGCTGTACAGAATACCCATTTGACCACTCTGGAATGAGCGTCATGGACAGATCTGAAGGGTTGTCAATTAGTCGAGATGGAAATGATCTGGTAAGTGTCCCGGATCAATACGGTTGGAGAACTGCAAGAAGCGATGTGTGTATTAAAGAAGGAATGACGTATTGGGAAGTGGAGGTAATTCGTGGAGGAAACAAGAAATTCGCAGACGGTGTTAATAATAAGGAAAATGCTGATGATTCAGTAGACGAAGTACAAAGTGGCATATACGAAAAAATGCACAAACAAGTGAATGACACCCCGCATCTACGATTTGGAGTTTGCAGAAGAGAGGCCAGTTTAGAGGCTCCCGTAGGGTTTGATGTGTACGGGTATGGTATTAGAGACATTTCGTTAGAATCTATCCACGAAGGAAAATTGAATTGCGTCCTAGAAAATGGTTCGCCATTGAAAGAGGGTGATAAAATCGGATTTCTACTGAGTCTTCCTAGCATTCATACACAAATCAAACAAGCTAAGGAGTttaccaaaagaagaatttttgcACTGAACTCCCATATGGATACGATGAATGAACCATGGAGAGAAGATGCTGAGAATGGGCCttcaaggaaaaaattaaaacaaGAGACAACGAACaaagaatttcaaaggGCGCTATTAGAAGATATTGAATATAACGACGTCGTCCGCGATCAAATCGCCATCAGGTATAAGAACCAGTTGTTCTTTGAGGCAACGGACTATGTAAAGACAACGAAACCGGAATATTATTCTTCTGATAAGAGGGAAAGGCAAGACTATTACCAGTTAGAGGATTCATATCTTGCTATCTTTCAAAATGGTAAGTACCTAGGCAAagcatttgaaaatttaaagcCGTTGTTACCACCGTTCAGTGAGTTACAATACAATGAAAAGTTCTATCTTGGATATTGGCAACATGGTGAAGCTCGTGATGAGTCCAATGATAAAAACACAACCAGtgccaaaaagaaaaagcagcaacaaaagaaaaagaagggaTTGATACTCAGAAACAAATAcgtaaataataacaaaCTGGGTTACTATCCAACAATCAGCTGTTTTAACGGTGGAACAGCGAGGATAATtagtgaagaagataaattGGAGTACCTCGATCAAATCCGATCAGCTTACTGTGTTGACGGGAATTCAAAAGTTAACACACTGGATACATTGTACAAAGAACAGATAGCTGAAGACATAGTATGGGATATAATCGATGAGTTGGAGCAAATTGCCCTACAGCAATAA